In Longimicrobiaceae bacterium, the genomic window CAAACGCCACGGGCGACCGCTCTCGGTGGTCCTGCTGGACATCGACCACTTCAAGCACGTCAACGACGACTTCGGGCACGAGGTGGGCGACCACGCGCTGCAGCGCATCGGCCGCGCCGTGCGCCACGCCTTTCAGACCAGCGACAGCGCGTGCCGGTACGGCGGCGAGGAGTTCGCGCTCATCTTCCCGGAGAAGGACAAGGAAGAGGCCAAGCTGCTTGCCGAGCGCCTGCGCCTGCTCATCGAGTCGCTGCCGCCCAACGCCGAGGTGCCGCGGGCGATGACCGCCAGCTTCGGACTCGCCTCGTTCCCCGACGACGCCGGCGAGCCCGCCGACCTGATACGCGCCGCCGACCGGGCGCTGTACCAGGCCAAGGCCCGCGGCCGCAACCGCGTAGAGGCGGCCTGAGCCGCCGCGCACTCCACAACCGAACCGTACCGAGGCTCCCATAACACCGCTCAGCCCCAAGCAGCGCGCGCACCTGCGCTCCCTGGCCCACCACCTCAAGCCCGTGCTGCACGTGGGCAAGGAAGGCGTGACCGACGCCGCCGTCCACGCGCTCGAGGAGGCGTTCAACACTCGCGAGCTGCTCAAGGTCAAA contains:
- the yhbY gene encoding ribosome assembly RNA-binding protein YhbY, with amino-acid sequence MTPLSPKQRAHLRSLAHHLKPVLHVGKEGVTDAAVHALEEAFNTRELLKVKVQEAAPAPVREAGEELAGRIPGAVVVQTIGRTAVLYRPDPDKPEIQLPRA